A genomic segment from Tuwongella immobilis encodes:
- a CDS encoding APC family permease, which translates to MSESQTAPAGSEASGKHGGHHQSFWLWVMCLTGVDYFSTLGYQPSIAFENAGLLAPFATIVLVAVTLFGALPIYSYVASQSFSGQGSIGMFARLMSGWTGKIVVLTLLGFAATDFVITKTLSAADAAEHLLHNPMWPWDFDKSSITSQLTQRLTLTMGLLVFLGGMFLRGFREVIGLAVVIVAVYLTLNAIVIGAGLLYLFEHPDKFTQWMDHIRQGASGWYLHENPLGSGASGFLAILALSFLLFPKLALGLSGFETGVAVMPLIKGSDDDPANNPQTRIRNTRKLLTLAALIMSVYLMGSSMVVSTLIPPEELTEHAAVSAAPGGPGASPEVAEPVKPKAKDRALAYLAHGEAPDKISSLFGPTFGTMYDLATVVILWFAGASAMAGLLNLVPQYLPRYGMAPEWANATRPLVLLLTGINLLVTWIFKADVSSQGGAYATGVLVLMTSAGFATVLQYGRTEGRNRWRWYGYIFITIVFLYTTADIVITKPEGIRIAAFFIFTILATSLISRIARSRELRFAGFEITDPESSLLWGTIKMQEKTCLVPHRPGRRSLKQKAESIRREHRIRRYDDIILVEVQLQDASEFVQKPQLEITQEDGQFLMKISGAASIAHTLAAVALEISKEGKPPEIHFGWTEETPWSGTLGFLLFGEGNVPWMVRDLIRRAQPDPSKRPLIIIGGS; encoded by the coding sequence ATGAGCGAATCACAAACCGCACCTGCGGGTTCGGAAGCCTCGGGAAAACATGGGGGACATCATCAGAGCTTTTGGCTCTGGGTCATGTGCCTCACCGGGGTGGACTACTTCAGCACCTTGGGGTATCAGCCGTCGATCGCCTTCGAAAATGCGGGATTGTTGGCCCCGTTTGCGACGATCGTGCTGGTGGCGGTAACCCTGTTTGGCGCGTTGCCCATCTATTCGTATGTCGCCTCGCAATCGTTCAGCGGTCAAGGCTCGATTGGCATGTTCGCCCGGCTGATGTCCGGGTGGACGGGCAAAATCGTCGTGTTGACGCTGCTGGGATTTGCCGCCACGGATTTCGTCATCACCAAGACGCTTTCCGCTGCCGACGCCGCCGAGCACTTGCTGCATAACCCCATGTGGCCCTGGGACTTCGATAAATCCTCCATCACCAGCCAGCTCACCCAGCGATTGACGCTGACCATGGGGCTGCTGGTGTTTCTGGGCGGGATGTTTCTGCGGGGCTTCCGCGAAGTCATTGGCTTGGCCGTGGTGATTGTCGCCGTTTACCTGACGTTAAACGCGATTGTCATTGGTGCGGGACTGCTGTATTTGTTCGAACATCCGGACAAGTTCACGCAGTGGATGGACCATATCCGCCAGGGGGCAAGTGGGTGGTATCTGCACGAAAATCCGTTGGGATCGGGGGCATCCGGATTCCTGGCGATTCTCGCGCTGAGCTTTTTGCTGTTCCCGAAATTGGCGCTGGGCCTCTCCGGATTCGAGACCGGCGTGGCGGTGATGCCGCTGATTAAGGGAAGCGATGACGACCCGGCGAACAATCCGCAAACGCGCATCCGCAATACCCGCAAGTTGTTGACGTTGGCGGCGCTGATTATGTCGGTCTATTTGATGGGCTCCTCGATGGTGGTGAGCACGCTGATTCCACCAGAGGAGCTGACCGAACATGCCGCAGTTTCGGCGGCACCCGGTGGGCCGGGAGCCTCGCCCGAAGTGGCGGAGCCGGTCAAGCCGAAGGCCAAAGATCGGGCGCTGGCGTATCTGGCGCACGGCGAAGCGCCGGACAAAATCTCGTCGCTGTTCGGGCCGACCTTCGGGACGATGTACGACTTGGCGACGGTGGTGATTCTCTGGTTTGCCGGTGCCAGCGCCATGGCGGGGCTGCTGAATCTGGTGCCGCAATATCTGCCGCGATACGGCATGGCCCCGGAATGGGCGAATGCGACCCGCCCGCTGGTGCTGCTGCTCACGGGCATCAATCTGCTGGTGACGTGGATCTTCAAAGCCGATGTGTCGTCGCAAGGTGGGGCGTATGCCACCGGCGTGTTGGTGCTGATGACCTCCGCGGGGTTTGCGACCGTGCTGCAATACGGGCGAACCGAAGGGCGGAATCGCTGGCGCTGGTATGGGTATATCTTCATCACGATCGTGTTTTTGTATACCACCGCCGACATTGTGATTACCAAGCCGGAAGGCATCCGCATTGCGGCGTTCTTTATCTTCACGATTTTGGCCACATCGCTGATTTCTCGAATCGCGAGAAGTCGAGAATTGCGGTTTGCCGGGTTCGAGATTACCGATCCGGAATCAAGTCTGCTGTGGGGCACCATTAAAATGCAGGAAAAGACCTGCTTGGTTCCGCACCGCCCCGGTCGCCGGAGTCTCAAGCAGAAGGCGGAGAGCATTCGCCGCGAGCATCGAATTCGTCGCTACGACGATATTATTCTCGTGGAAGTGCAATTGCAGGATGCCAGCGAATTCGTGCAAAAGCCGCAATTGGAAATCACGCAGGAAGACGGCCAATTTCTGATGAAAATTAGCGGGGCCGCCAGCATTGCGCACACCCTTGCCGCCGTTGCTTTGGAAATTTCCAAAGAAGGCAAACCGCCGGAGATTCACTTCGGTTGGACCGAGGAAACTCCCTGGAGTGGCACATTGGGCTTCTTGCTCTTTGGCGAAGGCAATGTGCCGTGGATGGTGCGGGATCTGATTCGCCGAGCGCAGCCCGACCCGTCGAAACGTCCGCTGATTATCATTGGAGGAAGCTGA
- a CDS encoding phosphonate degradation HD-domain oxygenase gives MLPPNLDTIEQLFTQHGSGAYHGEAVSQLEHALQAAWAAEREGQSVEVVAAALLHDIGHMLADAGELAHLEGRNDFHEEAGANWLRLLFPPSVTEPVRLHVEAKRYLVATDPVYAAKLSPASIQSLELQGGPMSAAECEAFRQNPHFQSAVALRHGDEAAKIPGLRTPDFAHFRRYLTGLIRPQPPAGTIA, from the coding sequence ATGTTGCCGCCCAACTTGGATACCATCGAGCAACTGTTCACCCAGCATGGCAGTGGTGCCTACCACGGCGAAGCGGTGTCGCAACTGGAGCATGCGCTCCAAGCGGCCTGGGCGGCCGAGCGGGAAGGGCAATCGGTGGAAGTGGTGGCGGCGGCGTTGCTGCATGATATCGGGCATATGCTCGCGGATGCCGGCGAATTGGCGCATCTGGAAGGTCGCAATGACTTTCACGAGGAAGCGGGGGCGAATTGGCTGCGGCTGCTGTTTCCGCCCAGTGTGACCGAGCCGGTTCGGCTGCATGTCGAGGCCAAGCGGTATCTGGTGGCCACCGACCCGGTTTATGCCGCCAAGTTGTCCCCGGCGAGCATTCAATCGTTGGAATTACAAGGCGGCCCGATGTCGGCGGCGGAATGCGAAGCCTTTCGGCAAAATCCGCATTTTCAATCGGCAGTTGCACTTCGGCACGGCGATGAGGCGGCGAAGATTCCCGGCTTGCGGACGCCGGATTTCGCTCATTTTCGCCGATATTTGACCGGTTTGATTCGTCCGCAACCTCCAGCAGGGACGATCGCATGA
- the phnX gene encoding phosphonoacetaldehyde hydrolase — protein sequence MSEPVTIRAVMFDWAGTTVDHGCFAPVAPFIDAVAELGVTISSAEARKPMGLHKRDHLVAILSEPEIAARFRAVHQREWNQTDIDRMFERFITAQLTSIRDHAKLIPGVLDTVAELRRRGIGIGGTTGYFREAAKIVIELAAQQGYSPDLSLTPEDVAGGGRPWPWMIYRIMEHLRVCPPAAVLKIGDTIPDMEEGRNAGVWTFGVRRTGSEIGLTAEELDALPVDQRQAKLRHAETVLMGAGAHGVIDSVAEVPALIDALNARLARGERP from the coding sequence ATGAGTGAGCCTGTGACGATTCGCGCGGTGATGTTTGACTGGGCCGGTACCACGGTCGATCACGGCTGCTTTGCCCCGGTGGCCCCGTTTATCGATGCGGTGGCGGAACTGGGCGTCACCATCTCCAGCGCGGAAGCTCGCAAGCCCATGGGGCTGCACAAACGCGATCATTTGGTGGCGATTTTGAGCGAACCGGAAATTGCCGCTCGCTTTCGGGCCGTCCATCAGCGAGAGTGGAATCAGACCGATATCGACCGCATGTTCGAGCGATTTATCACCGCGCAGTTGACCAGCATCCGCGACCATGCCAAGCTGATTCCCGGTGTGCTGGACACGGTGGCCGAGTTGCGGCGACGCGGTATCGGCATCGGCGGCACCACGGGGTACTTCCGCGAGGCGGCGAAAATCGTCATCGAATTGGCCGCTCAACAAGGCTACTCGCCGGATTTGTCGCTGACGCCCGAAGATGTCGCCGGTGGCGGCCGCCCCTGGCCGTGGATGATCTATCGCATTATGGAGCATTTGCGCGTTTGTCCGCCAGCGGCTGTGCTCAAAATTGGCGATACCATCCCCGACATGGAAGAAGGACGCAACGCGGGGGTATGGACATTTGGCGTGCGTCGCACGGGCAGCGAAATCGGCCTGACCGCCGAGGAACTCGACGCCTTGCCAGTGGACCAACGCCAAGCCAAACTGCGACATGCCGAGACGGTGCTGATGGGGGCCGGTGCCCATGGTGTGATCGATTCCGTCGCGGAAGTTCCGGCATTAATCGATGCGTTGAATGCGCGATTGGCCCGCGGCGAACGGCCGTAA